CCGGCTGGCCCTGTTGCCGCGCCTGCTGCCGGTCTACGCCGCGTTGCTGGAGCAGCTGGCGCTGGAAGGCGCCGAGTGGGTCCAGGTCGACGAGCCGGTACTGGTCACGGAGCTCGACGGCGCCTGGCGCCAGGCCTTCGCCAGCGCGTACGAGAGCCTGCGCGAATCGCCGGCCAAGCTGCTGCTGGCGACGTATTTCGGCACGCTGCAGGACAACCTCGACCTGGCGTGCGGCTTGCCGGTGCAGGGCTTGCATGTCGACGCCGTGCGCGGTCGCGCCGAAGTCGACGAGGTGGTGCGGCGCTGGCCGCGCGATCGCGTGCTGTCGCTGGGCGTGATCGATGGCCGCAACGTCTGGAAGACCGACCTGCACGCGACCCTCGAATGGCTGGAGCCGATCCATGGGCTCCTGCGTGAGCGCTTGTGGATTGCCCCGTCCTGCTCACTGTTGCACGTGCCGGTCGACCTGGACGGCGAGCAGGGCCTCGACCGCGAGATCCGCTCCTGGCTCGCCTTCGCACGCCAGAAGCTGGATGAGCTCAGGGTGTTGGGCGTGGCGCTGAACAAGGGCCGCGTGGCGGTGCAGGATGCATTGGTCGCGAACCATGCGGCGGTCAGCAGCCGGCAGCGCTCGGCGCGGGTGCACGACCCGGAGGTCAAGGCGGCGCTGGGCGGCATCTCCGCCGCGCTGGGGCGGCGCTCCAGCGCATACGCGGCGCGGGCGGCCAGGCAGGCGGCGCTGCTTCGCCTGCCGGCTTACCCGACCACGACGATCGGCTCCTTCCCTCAGACCGCCGAGATCCGGGAGGCCCGCAAGCGCTTCCGCCAGGGTGTGCTGGACGAAGCGGCCTACCGGGCGCTCATGCGGGACGAAATCGCGCGCTGCGTGCAGGAGCAGGAAGCGATCGGCCTGGACGTGTTCGTCCACGGCGAGGCGGAACGCAACGACATGGTCGAATACTTTGGCGAGCAGCTCGACGGCTTCGCCTTCACCGAAGCCGGATGGGTACAATCCTACGGCTCGCGCTGTGTCAAGCCGCCGATCCTGTTCGGCGACGTCAAGCGGCCGCGCGCCATGACGGTCGAGTGGACCCGCTATGCGCAATCGCTGACCGACAAGCCGATGAAGGGCATGCTGACCGGCCCGGTCACCATCCTCAACTGGTCGTTCGTGCGCGACGACCAGCCACGCGCCGAGACCTGCCGCCAGCTGGCGCTGGCGATCCGCGCCGAGGTGCTGGACCTGGAACGCAGCGGCGTGCGGGTGATCCAGATCGACGAGGCCGCGCTGCGCGAAGGTCTGCCGCTGCGCCGCGCGCAATGGCGGACCCACCTGGAGTGGGCGGTCGAGTGTTTCCGCATCGCCGCCAACGGCGTGCGCGACGATACCCAGATCCACACCCACATGTGCTACTCGGAGTTCAACGACATCATCGCCGCGATCGCCGGGATGGACGCGGACGTGATCACCATCGAGACCTCGCGCTCGGACATGGAACTGCTGGACGCTTTCGAGCACTTCGACTATCCGAACGCGATCGGTCCCGGGGTGTACGACATTCATTCGCCGAACGTTCCCAGCCGCGAACACATCGAGCAGATGATGCGCAAGGCGGCGCGTCGCGTGCCGGCGCAGCGCCTGTGGGTCAATCCCGACTGCGGCCTGAAAACCCGCGGATGGGACGAGGTGCGCCCGGCGCTGCGCAACATGGTCGACGCCGCCCGCAGCTTGCGCGAAGCCGCCTGAGCGTCGAACTGTATTCCCGCGCCGCGGCGGCTTCTGTACGCGCCGCGCCGGACCCGGCCGGCCTACCATCGGGAGCATGAGAGATATCATTTCAGACGATGCCGCGCCGGTGGGACCGGCCGGCTTCCAGCTGCGGTCGATCGTGCGCCACCGCGGCGACAGCCGGGGCGAGGGGCACGACAGCGTGGCGGAGGAGATGCCGCTGGCGCTGGTGGTCAACGGCATTTCGCACGTGGTCATGATGGTCACGCCGCGCGACCTCGAGGCCTTCGCGGTCGGCTTCGCGCTGACCGAGGGGCTGGTCGACAGCCGGGCGCAGATCTACGATGCCGAGCTGCGCATCCACGCGCGCGCGGCCGAGGTCGAGCTGACCGTCGCGCAGGAGGCGTTCCAGCGCCTCAAGGGACGGCGGCGGGCGCTGGCCGGGCGTACCGGCTGCGGCGTGTGCGGCATCGAAAGCCTTGCGCTGCTCGACCTGGCGCCGGAAAAGATGGCGCCGGCGGCGCTGCCCGCGGACCTGGTGACGGCCATCGCGCGCGCCGCCGCGGAACTGCCGCGGCACCAGACCCTGATGCGCGAGACCGGGGGCGTGCACGCCGCCGCCTGGTGCGGGCATGACGGCGCCATCGCCGCCGTGTTCGAGGACGTCGGCCGCCACAACGCGCTCGACAAGCTGGTGGGGCACCTGGCGCTGCAGGGTATCGACCTGCGCAGCGGCTTCGTCTTCATGTCGAGCCGCGCCAGCTACGAGCTCGCGCGCAAGACCGCGCGCATGGGCATCCCGATGCTAGCGACGATCTCGGCGCCCAGTTCGCTGGCGGTCGACATCGCGGCGCAGGCCGGCTTGAAGCTGGCCAGCTTCTGCCGGCAGGATGGGTTTGTCGAATATACGTGACGCTGAAGGTCGTCCCCGCCTGCGCGGGGACGACCTTCAGGCGCTGGCGCTGAGCAGCACCGGGATGGATTTCGAGGTCGGGGTGCCGGCGCCGGTGGCCACGCTGTCGAGCGGCACCAGCGGGTTGGTCTCGGGGTAGTAGGCGCCGAGGCAGCCGCGCGGGATGTCGTATTCGACCAGCATGAAGCGCTCGGCGCGGCGTTCCACGCCATCGTCCCACACGCTGGTGATGTCGACCCACTGGCCAGCCTCCAGGCCGAGCATCTCCAGGTCCAGCCGGTTCGCGAACAGCACCCGGCGCATGCCGAACACGCCGCGGTAGCGGTCGTCCATGCCGTAGATCGTGGTGTTGTACTGGTCATGGGAACGGGTCGTCATCAGGACCAGCAGCCGCTCGCCGTGGCGCGCACGCGCGCGATGGATCGGCGTGTCCTTGTCGATCGCATGCACCACGAACTGCGCCTTGTTGCTGGCGGTGACCCACTCGCGCTCGCGCGAAGCGACCTTCAGGTGGAAGCCGCCAGGCACCGCCACCCGGGCGTTGTAGTCGTGGAAGCCGTCGATCGAGCGCTCGATCGCGTCGCGGATGCGCGCGTAGTCGCCGGCGTACCAGTTCCAGTCGACTTTGCCGCTGCCCAGCGTGGCCTCGGCCATGCCGGCCACGATCGCCGGTTCCGACAGCAGCTTCGGCGAGGCCGGCTTGTTCATGCCGTACGAGATGTGCACCATGCTCATCGAATCCTCGACCGTCACGCCCTGTGGGACGCCCTGCTGCAGGTCGATCTCGGTGCGTCCCAGCGTCGGCAGGATCAGCGCGTCCTTGCCGTGCACCAGGTGGCTGCGATTCAGCTTGGTGGTCACGTGCACCGTCAGCGCGCACGAACGCAGCGCCTGGAAGGTGAGCGGCGTGTCCGGGGTGGCGATCGAGAAGTTGCCGCCCAGCCCGATGAAGACCTTGACCCGGCCGTCCAGCATGGCCTTGATGGTCTCGACGACGTCGTAGCCGTGGTGGCGCGGCGGCTCGAAGCTGAATGCCTTGCCGAGGCGGTCGAGGAAGGCCTGGGATGGCTTTTCCTCGATGCCGACGGTGCGGTCGCCCTGCACGTTGGAGTGCCCGCGCACCGGGCACAGGCCGGCGCCGAGGCGGCCGATGTTCCCGCGCATCATCATGAGGTTCGACAGCAGCTGGATCGCTCCCAGCGAATTCTTGTGCTGGGTCAGGCCCATGCCCCAGGTCGCGATCACGCGCTCGCCCTTGACGTAGACCTGGGCCAGCCGTTCGAGCTGCTCGCGCGAGACGCCCGATTCGGCCAGGATGTCGTCCCAGCTCTCGGCGCGCAGGTCGGCCGCGAAGGCCTCGTAGCCGGTGGTGTGCTGGGCGATGAAGTCGACATCGACCACGCGCGCCAGGCCGGCTTCGCGCGCCGCATCGTCCAGCTCGACCACGCGCTTGGCGAGGCCCTTGATCAGGGCCAGGTCGCCGGCCAGTTTCGGCTGCACGAACAGGGTGCTGATCGCGGTGCTGGAGTTGGTCAGCATCTCCAGCGGCGCCTGCGGGTCGGTGAAGCGTTCCAGGCCGCGCTCCTTGAGCGGGTTGATCGAGACGATGGTGGCGCCGCGCTTGGCGCAGGCGCGCAGTTCGCCCAGCATGCGCGGATGGTTGGTGGCCGGGTTCTGGCCGAAGATCAGCAGCGTGTCGGCGTGTTCGAAGTCTTCCAGCGTGACGGTGCCCTTGCCGACGCCGACCGTGCCCGGCAGGCCGCGGCTGGTCGGCTCGTGGCACATGTTCGAACAGTCCGGGAAGTTGTTGGTGCCGTACATGCGCACGAACAGCTGGAACAGGAAGGCCGCCTCGTTGCTGGCGCGGCCGGAGGTGTAGAAGGCGGCCTGGTTCGGGTCGGGCAGGGCCTGCAGGTGGCGTCCGATCAGCGCGAAGGCATCGGACCAGGCGATCGGGATGTACTTGTCGCTGGCGCTGTCGTAGACCATCGGGTCGGTCAGGCGGCCGTGCCGCTCCAGCTCATAGTCCGACTGCTGCATCAGCTCGGCCACGGTGTGGCGCGCGAAGAATTCGGGGCCGACGCGCTTGCCGGTCGCTTCCGCGGCGACCGCCTTCACGCCGTTTTCGCAGAATTCGAAGGTCGAGGCATGCGCGCGGTCCGGCCAGGCGCAGCCCGGGCAGTCGAAGCCGTCCGGCTGGTTCTGCCGGAACAGCGTCTTGTAGTTGCTGCCGCTGACCTTTTCCCTGAACAGGTTGATCGCCACCTGCTTGACCGCACCCCAGCCGGCCGCGGCATGGGTGTACGGGGCGACGAAACCTTCCTTTTCAATTTTTCCCACCTTTGGCTCCTGTATCTGGCAGGCCGCTAGAGTACGCCCCGCGGCCCGGCGGCAGCGTGCACAAAACCGTTTTGATAAGGGGAGTACAGTAAGGCGACAAGCCCGGCAGCAGCGGCCCTTGGGCTATACTGCCGGCGTGCCCAAACTCTATGAAACGCTTGCCGCCGAGATCGAAACCCAGATCGCCAACGGCGTGCTGCTCGAAGGCGAAAAGATTCCCTCGGTCCGCCAGACCAGCCAGCATCACAAGCTGAGCATCACCACGGTGCTGCGCGCATACGTACTGCTGGAAAGCCGCGGCATCATCGAGAGCCGGCCGCAGTCCGGCTATTTCGTGCGCCGGCGCGTCCGGCAGCCGGCGCCGGCATCCACGCACGCCCCGGCGCCGCTGATGCTCTCGTCCGAGGTCGACGTCAGCCGGCTGGTGCTCAAGACCCTGCGTTCGATCCGGGCCGACGGCGCCGTTCCGCTCGGCTCGCCGTATGCGGATCCGTCCCGCTACCCATGGAAGCGCCTGAGCCAGTACGCCAACGCGATCGCGCGCCGCCACCAGGAGTGGAGCGTGATGAACGACCTGCCGCCGGGGAATCCGCAACTGATCCGCCAGATCGCGCGCCGCCATCTCGAGAACGGGCTGGCGGTGGACCCGGGCGAAATCATCGTCACGGTCGGCGCGACCGAGGCGATCAACCTGTGCCTGCAGGCGGTGGCGCGGCCGGGCGACACCATCGCGGTCGAGTCGCCGACCTATTACGCGATGCTGCATGCGATCGAGCGCCTCGGCATGCGTGCGGTCGAGGTGGTGACGGACCCGAAGGAGGGCATCGACCTCGATGCCCTGGCCACGGTCATCGCCGAACAGAAGATCGCCGCCTGCATGGTGATGCCGAACTTCCAGAATCCGCTCGGGTTCCAGATGAGCGACGAGCGCAAGCGCGCGCTGGTGGACTTGCTGGCCGCGCACGATATCCCGGTCATCGAGAACGACGTCTACCACGAGCTGTATTACGGCGACAGCCATCCGACCTCGCTCAAGACCTTCGACACCAAGGGGCTGGTGCTGTACTGCGCCTCGTTCTCGAAGAACCTGACGGCGGCCTACCGGATCGGCTGGTGCCTGCCGGGGCGCTACACGGCGGATGTGGAAAAGCTGAAGTTCCTGAATACCCTCGCGACCTCGTCCCTGCCGCAGCTGGCGATCGCCGAATACCTGCAGAACG
This window of the Massilia sp. WG5 genome carries:
- the metE gene encoding 5-methyltetrahydropteroyltriglutamate--homocysteine S-methyltransferase; translation: MVTTHNLGYPRIGARRELKFSLEQYWKGAASQTELEALGIRLRQRHWREQAGLDLAPVGDFSLYDQVLDMSFTLGNVPARARRQAGTELDTYFRVARGRSAHDADCACAHAGEMTKWFDTNYHYIVPEFSAATEFSLDASRLLAQLREARALGVPAKPVILGPVSYLWLGKAKDQSDRLALLPRLLPVYAALLEQLALEGAEWVQVDEPVLVTELDGAWRQAFASAYESLRESPAKLLLATYFGTLQDNLDLACGLPVQGLHVDAVRGRAEVDEVVRRWPRDRVLSLGVIDGRNVWKTDLHATLEWLEPIHGLLRERLWIAPSCSLLHVPVDLDGEQGLDREIRSWLAFARQKLDELRVLGVALNKGRVAVQDALVANHAAVSSRQRSARVHDPEVKAALGGISAALGRRSSAYAARAARQAALLRLPAYPTTTIGSFPQTAEIREARKRFRQGVLDEAAYRALMRDEIARCVQEQEAIGLDVFVHGEAERNDMVEYFGEQLDGFAFTEAGWVQSYGSRCVKPPILFGDVKRPRAMTVEWTRYAQSLTDKPMKGMLTGPVTILNWSFVRDDQPRAETCRQLALAIRAEVLDLERSGVRVIQIDEAALREGLPLRRAQWRTHLEWAVECFRIAANGVRDDTQIHTHMCYSEFNDIIAAIAGMDADVITIETSRSDMELLDAFEHFDYPNAIGPGVYDIHSPNVPSREHIEQMMRKAARRVPAQRLWVNPDCGLKTRGWDEVRPALRNMVDAARSLREAA
- the fdhD gene encoding formate dehydrogenase accessory sulfurtransferase FdhD encodes the protein MRDIISDDAAPVGPAGFQLRSIVRHRGDSRGEGHDSVAEEMPLALVVNGISHVVMMVTPRDLEAFAVGFALTEGLVDSRAQIYDAELRIHARAAEVELTVAQEAFQRLKGRRRALAGRTGCGVCGIESLALLDLAPEKMAPAALPADLVTAIARAAAELPRHQTLMRETGGVHAAAWCGHDGAIAAVFEDVGRHNALDKLVGHLALQGIDLRSGFVFMSSRASYELARKTARMGIPMLATISAPSSLAVDIAAQAGLKLASFCRQDGFVEYT
- a CDS encoding PLP-dependent aminotransferase family protein — its product is MGYTAGVPKLYETLAAEIETQIANGVLLEGEKIPSVRQTSQHHKLSITTVLRAYVLLESRGIIESRPQSGYFVRRRVRQPAPASTHAPAPLMLSSEVDVSRLVLKTLRSIRADGAVPLGSPYADPSRYPWKRLSQYANAIARRHQEWSVMNDLPPGNPQLIRQIARRHLENGLAVDPGEIIVTVGATEAINLCLQAVARPGDTIAVESPTYYAMLHAIERLGMRAVEVVTDPKEGIDLDALATVIAEQKIAACMVMPNFQNPLGFQMSDERKRALVDLLAAHDIPVIENDVYHELYYGDSHPTSLKTFDTKGLVLYCASFSKNLTAAYRIGWCLPGRYTADVEKLKFLNTLATSSLPQLAIAEYLQNDGYDAHLRKMRKAFAQQARIMAAAVLRFFPEGTRVSEPKGGYVLWVELPGRVDAMKLYARALEEGITVGPGNMFSARGSFKHFIRLNYSYPWSAAIEAAVRRLGRLVGELAQESSPDV
- a CDS encoding FdhF/YdeP family oxidoreductase, with the translated sequence MGKIEKEGFVAPYTHAAAGWGAVKQVAINLFREKVSGSNYKTLFRQNQPDGFDCPGCAWPDRAHASTFEFCENGVKAVAAEATGKRVGPEFFARHTVAELMQQSDYELERHGRLTDPMVYDSASDKYIPIAWSDAFALIGRHLQALPDPNQAAFYTSGRASNEAAFLFQLFVRMYGTNNFPDCSNMCHEPTSRGLPGTVGVGKGTVTLEDFEHADTLLIFGQNPATNHPRMLGELRACAKRGATIVSINPLKERGLERFTDPQAPLEMLTNSSTAISTLFVQPKLAGDLALIKGLAKRVVELDDAAREAGLARVVDVDFIAQHTTGYEAFAADLRAESWDDILAESGVSREQLERLAQVYVKGERVIATWGMGLTQHKNSLGAIQLLSNLMMMRGNIGRLGAGLCPVRGHSNVQGDRTVGIEEKPSQAFLDRLGKAFSFEPPRHHGYDVVETIKAMLDGRVKVFIGLGGNFSIATPDTPLTFQALRSCALTVHVTTKLNRSHLVHGKDALILPTLGRTEIDLQQGVPQGVTVEDSMSMVHISYGMNKPASPKLLSEPAIVAGMAEATLGSGKVDWNWYAGDYARIRDAIERSIDGFHDYNARVAVPGGFHLKVASREREWVTASNKAQFVVHAIDKDTPIHRARARHGERLLVLMTTRSHDQYNTTIYGMDDRYRGVFGMRRVLFANRLDLEMLGLEAGQWVDITSVWDDGVERRAERFMLVEYDIPRGCLGAYYPETNPLVPLDSVATGAGTPTSKSIPVLLSASA